From the genome of Halomonas sp. MCCC 1A13316, one region includes:
- a CDS encoding acetyl/propionyl/methylcrotonyl-CoA carboxylase subunit alpha produces the protein MSQTHDSRTTPFDTLLVANRGEIACRVMRTARAMGLRTVAVYSDADANARHVREADEAVRLGPAAARESYLKVEAVVEAAKRTGAGAIHPGYGFLSENGAFVEALDAAGITFVGPPASAIAAMGDKSAAKARMANAGVPLVPGYHGDDQDDALLRREADKIGYPVLLKASAGGGGKGMRVVESGENFQAALDGCRRESQASFGDTRMLIEKYLTQPRHVEVQVFCDSHGNGVYLFERDCSVQRRHQKVLEEAPAPGMTVELRREMGEAAVRAAKEIGYVGAGTVEFLLDKDGSFYFMEMNTRLQVEHPVTEMITGQDLVEWQLRVAMGEALPLKQDELTITGHSFEARLYAEDPEQDFLPATGKLERFAMDLKGAGLDPRQVRLDSGVETGDVVSMHYDPMLAKLIVHGGDRDQALSTLNRALAALDVQGVVTNRAFLQRLATHPAFKACDLDTRFIEKNEATLFAPKQYSIEEYAGAALIGLNQLARECESDSPWDRHDGFRLNAPHTIRISLCDPAHVQDEASVVVVEGTRASGADPWDLTIGGETLTARLQHLEGDAVAVTLNGHRRRLQARRDGNVVVMVDPRGETRLFWRRIDAIDHGHHEAESTLTAPMHGTVVALLVEAGQKVEKGMPLMVMEAMKMEHTMTAPADGHVESFHFNAGDTVGQGDVLLEFAPAE, from the coding sequence ACCACGCCCTTCGACACCCTGCTGGTGGCCAACCGCGGCGAGATCGCCTGTCGCGTGATGCGCACCGCCCGTGCCATGGGCCTGCGCACCGTGGCCGTGTACTCGGACGCCGACGCCAACGCCCGCCACGTGCGCGAAGCCGACGAGGCCGTGCGCCTGGGACCGGCCGCCGCCCGCGAGAGCTACCTGAAAGTGGAAGCCGTGGTGGAAGCCGCCAAGCGCACCGGCGCCGGCGCCATTCACCCCGGTTACGGCTTCCTCTCCGAGAACGGCGCTTTCGTCGAGGCGCTGGATGCCGCCGGCATTACCTTCGTCGGTCCGCCCGCCTCGGCGATTGCCGCCATGGGCGACAAGTCCGCCGCCAAGGCGCGCATGGCCAACGCCGGCGTACCGCTGGTGCCGGGCTACCACGGTGACGACCAGGACGACGCCCTGCTGCGCCGCGAGGCCGACAAGATCGGCTATCCGGTGCTGCTCAAGGCCAGCGCCGGGGGCGGCGGCAAGGGCATGCGTGTGGTGGAAAGCGGCGAGAACTTTCAGGCCGCGCTGGACGGCTGCCGCCGCGAATCCCAGGCCTCCTTCGGCGACACCCGCATGCTGATCGAGAAGTACCTGACCCAGCCGCGTCACGTCGAGGTGCAGGTGTTCTGCGACAGCCATGGCAACGGCGTCTACCTGTTCGAGCGCGACTGCTCCGTGCAGCGCCGCCACCAGAAGGTACTCGAGGAAGCCCCCGCCCCCGGCATGACCGTCGAGCTGCGCCGCGAAATGGGCGAAGCCGCCGTGCGCGCCGCCAAGGAGATCGGCTACGTGGGCGCCGGCACCGTCGAGTTCTTGTTAGATAAGGACGGCTCGTTCTACTTCATGGAGATGAACACTCGCCTCCAGGTGGAGCACCCCGTCACCGAGATGATCACTGGCCAGGACCTGGTCGAGTGGCAGCTGCGCGTGGCCATGGGCGAAGCACTGCCGCTCAAGCAGGACGAGCTGACCATCACCGGCCACAGCTTTGAGGCGCGCCTCTACGCCGAAGACCCGGAGCAGGACTTCCTGCCCGCCACCGGCAAGCTCGAGCGCTTCGCCATGGACCTCAAGGGCGCCGGACTCGATCCGCGCCAGGTGCGCCTGGACAGCGGCGTGGAAACCGGCGACGTGGTTTCGATGCACTACGACCCCATGCTGGCCAAGCTGATCGTTCACGGCGGCGACCGCGACCAGGCGCTCTCCACCCTTAACCGGGCGCTGGCCGCCCTCGATGTGCAGGGCGTGGTGACCAACCGCGCCTTCCTGCAGCGGCTGGCCACGCACCCCGCGTTCAAGGCGTGCGATCTGGATACTCGCTTCATCGAGAAGAACGAAGCCACCCTCTTCGCCCCCAAGCAGTACAGCATTGAGGAGTACGCCGGTGCTGCGCTGATCGGCCTCAACCAGCTCGCCCGCGAGTGCGAGAGCGACTCGCCATGGGACCGCCACGACGGCTTCCGCCTCAATGCCCCGCACACCATCCGCATCTCGCTGTGCGACCCTGCCCACGTGCAGGATGAAGCGAGCGTGGTAGTCGTGGAAGGCACCCGGGCCAGCGGCGCCGACCCGTGGGACCTGACCATCGGCGGCGAGACCCTCACCGCCCGCCTGCAGCACCTGGAAGGCGACGCCGTGGCGGTTACCCTCAACGGCCACCGCCGCCGCCTGCAGGCACGTCGCGATGGCAATGTCGTGGTGATGGTCGACCCACGTGGCGAAACCCGCCTGTTCTGGCGCCGCATCGACGCCATCGACCACGGCCACCACGAAGCCGAATCGACCCTCACCGCGCCGATGCACGGCACCGTGGTCGCGCTGCTGGTGGAAGCCGGTCAGAAGGTGGAAAAAGGCATGCCGCTGATGGTCATGGAAGCCATGAAGATGGAACACACCATGACCGCCCCCGCCGACGGCCACGTGGAAAGCTTCCACTTCAATGCCGGCGATACGGTGGGGCAAGGCGATGTGCTGCTGGAATTCGCCCCGGCAGAATAG